The Parcubacteria group bacterium genome contains the following window.
ATTGCCTTTATACGGTAAAAGTTTAATATCAAATTCTAATTTTCCATCAAACGCCTTTTTATCGGTATCTCCGTTGCAGTAAACAAAATAACCCGTGTCATTAACCTTAAAATCATTTTTCCTAAACAGCCACTGATAGATTTCCATTTGCCGTTTGTAACCGCTCTGCCATTCCGAATCTAAATTAACTTCGGAATTTTTTGACGTCGCTTTGTAATCAACAATAATGAGCTCGCCATTTGGATTAACCCAAATATCGTCTATAGCGCCTGTTATTATAAAATTCGTCGGTTTATGGAAGTACTGAATGCCTTCGCTTAAAGCATCGCGCCATTTTTCTATATTTTCGTTTTTAAAAGGAATGGCATCTACCTTATAGGTTTTCATTAACGGATGAGGATTTCCTGCCGCGCGATGGATGTCGAATTCCTTTTTTAAAAGAGTGTCAACGGCTTTGTTCAAATTAAATGGAAAGCCCGGCGGCTGGCCGATACCAAGGCGCCTATCAAGAT
Protein-coding sequences here:
- a CDS encoding PD-(D/E)XK nuclease family protein, with the protein product MSKFYNPKRHRNIFDPASETPFKLSRSKIDNFLACPRCFYLDRRLGIGQPPGFPFNLNKAVDTLLKKEFDIHRAAGNPHPLMKTYKVDAIPFKNENIEKWRDALSEGIQYFHKPTNFIITGAIDDIWVNPNGELIIVDYKATSKNSEVNLDSEWQSGYKRQMEIYQWLFRKNDFKVNDTGYFVYCNGDTDKKAFDGKLEFDIKLLPYKGNDNWVENAILEAHKCLISDEIPKMADDCDFCQYRKAVGEVEK